One Nymphaea colorata isolate Beijing-Zhang1983 unplaced genomic scaffold, ASM883128v2 scaffold0641, whole genome shotgun sequence DNA window includes the following coding sequences:
- the LOC126409602 gene encoding ATP synthase subunit beta, chloroplastic-like: protein MRTNPTTSGLGVSTLVEKNQGRIAQIIGPVLDVAFSPGKMPNIYNSLVVKGRDTAGQEINVTCEVQQLLGNNRVRAVAMSATDGLTRGMEVIDTGAPLSVPVGGATLGRIFNVLGEPVDNLGPVDTRTTSPIHRPAPAFTQLDTKLSIFETGIKVVDLLAPYRRGGKIGLFGGAGVGKTVLIMELINNIAKAHGGVSVFGGVGERTREGNDLYMEMKESGVINEENIAESKVALVYGQMNEPPGARMRVGLTALTMAEYFRDVNEQDVLLFIDNIFRFVQAGSEVSALLGRMPSAVGYQPTLSTEMGSLQERITSTKEGSITSIQAVYVPADDLTDPAPATTFAHLDATTVLSRGLAAKGIYPAVDPLDSTSTMLQPRIVGEEHYETAQRVKQTLQRYKELQDIIAILGLDELSEEDRLTVARARKIERFLSQPFFVAEVFTGSPGKYVGLAETIRGFQLILSGELDSFPEQAFYLVGNIDEATAKAMNLEVESKLKK, encoded by the coding sequence ATGAGAACAAATCCTACTACTTCTGGTCTCGGAGTTTCAACACTTGTGGAAAAAAATCAGGGACGTATCGCTCAAATCATTGGTCCAGTACTGGATGTAGCTTTTTCCCCGGGGAAGATGCCTAATATTTACAACTCTTTGGTAGTTAAGGGTCGAGATACCGCAGGTCAGGAAATTAATGTGACTTGTGAGGTACAGCAATTATTAGGAAATAATCGAGTTAGAGCTGTAGCTATGAGTGCTACAGATGGGCTGACGAGAGGAATGGAAGTGATTGACACGGGAGCTCCTCTAAGTGTTCCAGTCGGTGGAGCCACTCTAGGACGAATTTTCAATGTTCTTGGAGAACCTGTTGATAATTTAGGTCCTGTAGATACTCGCACAACATCTCCTATTCATAGACCCGCACCCGCTTTTACACAATTAGATACAAAAttatcaatctttgaaacgggcATTAAAGTGGTGGATCTTTTAGCGCCTTATCGGCGTGGGGGAAAAATCGGACTATTCGGGGGAGCCGGAGTGGGTAAAACAGTACTCATCATggaattaatcaacaacatTGCCAAAGCTCATGGGGGTGTATCCGTATTCGGCGGAGTAGGAGAACGCACTCGTGAAGGAAATGATCTTtacatggaaatgaaagaatCCGGGGtgattaatgaagaaaatattgcagAATCTAAAGTAGCTCTAGTATATGGACAGATGAATGAACCCCCGGGAGCTCGTATGAGAGTCGGTTTGACTGCCCTAACCATGGCGGAATATTTCCGTGATGTTAATGAACAAGACGTACTTCTATTTATTGACAATATCTTTCGCTTCGTTCAAGCGGGGTCAGAAGTATCTGCCTTATTAGGTAGAATGCCTTCCGCCGTGGGTTATCAGCCTACCCTGAGTACAGAAATGGGTTCTTTGCAAGAAAGAATTACTTCTACTAAAGAGGGATCTATAACTTCCATTCAAGCAGTTTATGTACCTGCGGACGATTTGACTGATCCTGCTCCTGCCACGACATTTGCACATTTAGATGCTACTACCGTACTATCAAGAGGATTAGCTGCCAAAGGTATCTATCCAGCAGTAGATCCTTTAGATTCAACGTCAACTATGCTCCAACCTCGGATTGTTGGCGAAGAACATTACGAAACTGCGCAAAGAGTTAAGCAAACTTTACAACGTTACAAAGAACTTCAGGACATTATAGCTATTCTTGGACTGGACGAATTATCCGAAGAGGATCGTTTAACCGTAGCAAGAGCGCGAAAAATTGAACGTTTCTTATCACAACCCTTCTTCGTAGCAGAAGTATTTACTGGTTCTCCAGGGAAATATGTTGGTCTCGCAGAAACAATTAGGGGGTTTCAACTGATCCTTTCCGGAGAATTAGATAGTTTTCCCGAGCAGGCCTTTTATTTGGTAGGTAATATCGATGAAGCTACCGCGAAGGCTATGAACTTAGAAGTAGAgagcaaattgaagaaatga